AGTAATAGCTTGCGCCCAGCTGTTATACAACATATTTTGAGCATGTTCATTACCATCATCGAGGTCATCATAAACTCGTTTCATCTCAACCGGTTTGCCATAAATGCCCTCACCATCAGGTGTCATTATAATCGCCCGGCCGCGTCCACCTTCACTATTATTGTTTCTTCTAAAAGTAGACATACCAACAGCAATACCTGAACTATTGATATCTAATGCGCTGGCACTGTATGTGTTACGTTTATTTTCATTGCTGTTATTGTCATCTAACCAGTGAGTCGCTAGTGCATAACCGGACAGTTCAGTCTCACTATCAAGCGCGTTAGTTACATCCCATGCCCATGCCTGAGTATCGAAACCAGGGCAATAAACTAAATCATTTAAAGAGTATCTATTATCATTTTGATCACTGAAATAACAATCGTTAAAATAATCGTCATTATTACGGGGGTAAGAGACACTAGCGGCACCAACAACAAGTGTTTTACTCTCTCCGTTTGCGTAGGTTACATCCTGCACTTTATAGGCACTACTAAAACCGCCATTGGTCATAAAATTTGGCAGTAATTGAATAGCCTGTGAAAAATTTTCTTTGATAAAAGCACGGCGAACAAATTCACGTTCATTGTCAATATAGGGTGCAGAAGCATAGCCAACCACATAATCAATACCATCTTGCACCGTTAATGAATTACTGACATCCGTCACACTAACATCACTACTACTATCGCTAAGCGCGTAGGGTATTTGTATTTGATCGCTACCATTTAATAGAGTGTTAGCCATAAAATAACTACTATAGCCATCTAAAGCAGCATTCGCCATCGCATTTCGCCATGCTTGATAAGCATTTTGATAACTTGCCTGCCCTGCAGTTTCTGAGCCATAGAACTGTAACTTACAAACGATCGTGTCCCATTGACACTCACGATTAAAGGTGAAAGGTAAACCGATATCGATATTACTCACTAAATTCGCTTTCAATGAGTTAAAGGCGATAAGCTGCCCATCCTCGGTCATTGCCGACGGGAATGGCCCATATTTAGCCCCATCCGCACTAACATTAAGTTCTTCAAATGTATAATAAGGCTGTTGATTCGCCCAACTATTACCTGCTAATAAGAAAACAGCAGTCGCCAAGGTAACTTTATATTTCATCTATCAATTTTCCCCATTTTGTAATTCTTCTAGCTCTTCCCAACGCATAAATGCGATTTCTAGTTGTTCTTCTGTTTTAGCAAGTTCGGCTAGGAATTGGTCTGCTTCATTTCTATTTTTAGTAAAAAATTCAGGTGCATTAATACTTTCTTGTAGCGTTGCAACTTTCGCTTCGAGCTCCTCTAACTGACGAGGTAAAGCATCTAATTCAAGTTGCAGTTTATAAGATAGCTTCTTCTTTTTAAGTTGTTTATCTACTTGCTTTGCGGTATTAGCTGGCACTTTCTCTTTTTTTGCTATACCAACAGGCTTCTGATTACTTGTACTCTGATCTCTGTGGCGTACAGCATCACCATAACCACCTACATACTGTTCAATATGTCCGTTTCCGTCAAAGAACCAAGTATTAGTTACGGTATTATCGACAAAACTACGGTCATGACTAACTAATAGTAGAGTGCCTTGATAATTTGCCAATAGTTCTTCGAGTAATTCCAAGGTTTCGACATCAAGATCATTGGTTGGTTCATCTAGAATCAACAAGTTATTAGGTTTTAGGAAAATTTTAGCCAATAATAAACGATTTTTTTCACCGCCAGAGAGCGCTTTTACGGGCGTACGAGCACGCACAGGATGGAATAAAAAGTCTTGTAAATAGCCTAATGCATGGCGTTTAACACCATTCACTTCAACCTCTTGCTTACCTTCCGCAAGATTATCCATCACCGATTTTTCGGGATCCAAGGTATCACGGTATTGATCAAAATAAGCCACTTCCAGTTTTGTACCACATTTTAGGGTGCCTGAATCTGGTTGTAATTGCTGTAAAAGTAATTTCAATAAGGTACTTTTACCGCAACCGTTGCGACCAACTAAAGCGATTTTATCACCACGCATGATAGTACATGAAAAGTCGCGTACGATGGATAAATCATCGTAGCTGTAAGCCACATTTTCAGCTTCGAAAATAATTTTTCCTGAGCGGCTTGCAACATCAATATTGATTTTAGCTTTACCGACCACATTCTGTCGTTCAGAACGTTCGTTGCGTAATGCTTTTAAAGCACGTACCCGCCCTTCATTACGGGTACGACGGGCTTTAATGCCTTGACGAATCCACTTTTCTTCAATAGCAAGTTTGCGATCAAATTCAGAGTTTTGCTCCTCTTCAACGCGTAACGCTTCTTCCTTAGCC
This window of the Psychromonas sp. MME1 genome carries:
- a CDS encoding DUF3466 family protein, producing the protein MKYKVTLATAVFLLAGNSWANQQPYYTFEELNVSADGAKYGPFPSAMTEDGQLIAFNSLKANLVSNIDIGLPFTFNRECQWDTIVCKLQFYGSETAGQASYQNAYQAWRNAMANAALDGYSSYFMANTLLNGSDQIQIPYALSDSSSDVSVTDVSNSLTVQDGIDYVVGYASAPYIDNEREFVRRAFIKENFSQAIQLLPNFMTNGGFSSAYKVQDVTYANGESKTLVVGAASVSYPRNNDDYFNDCYFSDQNDNRYSLNDLVYCPGFDTQAWAWDVTNALDSETELSGYALATHWLDDNNSNENKRNTYSASALDINSSGIAVGMSTFRRNNNSEGGRGRAIIMTPDGEGIYGKPVEMKRVYDDLDDGNEHAQNMLYNSWAQAITDNNIVIGNREYDSSKSVNLPTEFFVYDINSASIKVPLLDKKVLSTKQRLAGNSGEKRGANSLAYDINEHGLIVGEADDYDQVAPVRNGIPRTQSAFLYDNNSGESWFINDLLCTESDGVVTSPFVRIRSARVINNDGIILAEGYKYQSADDYRNKVNATQVAFKLIATAEMTPNDSPNCWDSELLQDLETPNKRSGAASFWMWIFALPLLLIRRYSKTIL
- a CDS encoding ABC transporter ATP-binding protein yields the protein MALLTLHNAELAFGDNPLLNKSNLVIEANERVCLVGRNGAGKSTLLKVLDGRIQLDDGSLLINNDVKVARLEQDPPTANTMSAYDFVASGMENAGEILKAYHHQLHVISEDCSEKELNKLQKLQEQIDQLDAWQLDSKINQILDRLAIDPDTSLDQLSGGWLRKVALAKALVNDPDLLLLDEPTNHLDVGTIEWLEQFLMSFQGSIVFISHDREFIRRLATRIVDIDRGQLSSWPGGYDEYLVAKEEALRVEEEQNSEFDRKLAIEEKWIRQGIKARRTRNEGRVRALKALRNERSERQNVVGKAKINIDVASRSGKIIFEAENVAYSYDDLSIVRDFSCTIMRGDKIALVGRNGCGKSTLLKLLLQQLQPDSGTLKCGTKLEVAYFDQYRDTLDPEKSVMDNLAEGKQEVEVNGVKRHALGYLQDFLFHPVRARTPVKALSGGEKNRLLLAKIFLKPNNLLILDEPTNDLDVETLELLEELLANYQGTLLLVSHDRSFVDNTVTNTWFFDGNGHIEQYVGGYGDAVRHRDQSTSNQKPVGIAKKEKVPANTAKQVDKQLKKKKLSYKLQLELDALPRQLEELEAKVATLQESINAPEFFTKNRNEADQFLAELAKTEEQLEIAFMRWEELEELQNGEN